A genomic stretch from Apis cerana isolate GH-2021 linkage group LG7, AcerK_1.0, whole genome shotgun sequence includes:
- the LOC107993206 gene encoding DNA polymerase subunit gamma-2, mitochondrial: MNIINILKELSPHFINFTTQGLKYGPQGKMLLKNLEEQWFLHCITMSRYNMFLSDEFNDTINFITSTEMSDIPFGLATIKNSKYQWDSNILSIQKSNYHRTAETAIFNNDAETKDLFYKIQKERKIWWRKLAQNPSRFKLSEAKKIKNYTIVDIEAQFSFGNLTLERITYHTDVQKLFSQVNSKKDFINIQMVEQRMSLDWGCLALLCDICDMNNSTTMHLHSKLAPHKVAFHIKKSNDKENIQNDDLNRFVLYLNNILRTKGLNTILTSSEKIIDTCLVPFIISVNTTSLENGIIYIKDRATTLSEAIHVTDLVKYISLRC, from the exons atgaatataataaatatattaaaagaattaagtccacattttattaattttacaacacAAGGACTTAAATATGGACCTCAAGGTAAAATGTTATTGAAAAACCTTGAAGAACAATGGTTTTTACATTGTATTACAATGTCACGTTATAATATGTTTCTATCAGATGAATTTAATGATACTATAAACTTTATTACAAGTACTGAAATGAGTGATATACCATTTGGATTagctacaataaaaaattcaaaatatcaatgggattctaatatattatctatacaaaaatcaaattatcataGAACTGCAGAAAcagctatttttaataatgatgcagaaacaaaagatttattttataaaatacaaaaagaacGTAAAATTTGGTGGCGAAAATTAGCACAAAATCCTTCTAGATTTAAACTCTCtgaagcaaaaaaaattaaaaattatactatagTTGATATTGAAGCACAATTTTCATTTGGCAATCTTACATTAGAAAGAATAACTTACCATACAGATGTTCAAAAACTATTCTCTcag gttaatagtaaaaaagattttatcaacATACAAATGGTTGAACAAAGAATGTCTTTAGATTGGGGATGTTTAGCACTACTTTGTGACATATGTGATATGAATAACTCGACTACAATGCATCTTCATTCCAAATTAGCACCACACAAAGTtgcatttcatataaaaaaatcaaatgataaaGAGAACATTCAAAATGATGATTTAAATCGCTTTGTACTTTACTTAAATAACATCTTAAGGACAAAAGGCCTGAATACAATATTAACCAgttcagaaaaaattatagatacatGCTTGGTACCTTTCATAATTTCTGTTAATACGACTAGTCTTGAAAAtggcattatatatataaaagatagagCAACAACTCTAAGTGAAGCAATACATGTAACCGATTTAGTAAAGTATATAAGTCTGCGTTGTTAA
- the LOC107993207 gene encoding ER lumen protein-retaining receptor, protein MNIFRLLGDLSHLLAIIILLLKIWKTRSCAGISGKSQILFAIVYTTRYLDLLTTYISAYNTFMKIIFIATSYTTVFLMYVKFKATYDHNHDTFRIEFLILPTSLLALLINHEFTIIEILWTFSIYLESVAILPQLFLVSKTGEAESITSHYLFALGCYRGLYLLNWVYRYYAENYYELIAIVAGLVQTILYCDFFYLYITKVLKGKKLQLPA, encoded by the exons atgaatatatttcgacTCTTAGGTGACTTATCACATCttcttgcaattattattcttcttctcaAAATATGGAAGACACGAAGCTGTGCCG gtATTAGTGGCAAAtcgcaaattttatttgcaattgtaTATACAACGCGTTATCTAGATTTGTTAACAACATATATATCAGCATACAAtacatttatgaaaatcatttttattgcaaCTTCCTATACTAcagtttttttaatgtatgtgAAATTCAAAGCTACATATGATCACAATCATGATACTTTTAG aattgaatttttaattctacccACGTCACTGTTggcattattaattaatcatgagTTCACAATTATAGAGATTCTATGGACATTTAGTATTTATTTGGAATCTGTAGCAATATTGCCACAATTATTTTTGGTATCAAAAACAGGAGAAGCTGAGAGCATTACCAGTCATTATCTTTTCGCTTTGGGATGTTATAGAGGCTTATATCTGTTAAACTGGGTGTATCGTTACTATgcagaaaattattatgaactaATTGCTATAGTTGCTGGTTTAGTGCAAACAATTCTTTATTGTGACTTTTTCTACCTCTATATTACCAAAGTATTGAAAGGCAAAAAATTACAACTACCTGCTtag
- the LOC107993143 gene encoding general transcription factor IIF subunit 1 codes for MTSPAVSKVSVAPSIQEFSIRVPKNNKKKHNVMRFNATLNVDFSKWTQVKMERENNMKEYKGIEEEMPKFGAGSEFGRDAREEARRKKFGITSRKYKPEDQPWILKSGGKTGKKFKGIREGGVSENAAYYVFTHAADGAIEAFPLHEWYNFQPIQRYKALSAEEAEQEFSRRNKVMNYFSLMLRKRLRNDEEGADDEEIIEGGKGKKPSKKEKDLKISEMDEWMDSDDDDSLSDDNESKKNSDEEDDTKKKKKGKVDIKKKKKKNASDDEAFEESDDGDEEGRECDYISDSSDSESELEQQKEIKSVAEEDALRKLLASDEDDEDDEEQTDKKDGDDEKDDDDEHKDKDEKDKDKINRDTDKKRDKKKKKKQSKKKDLKKLTSGKDSSSDFSSDSDSESDTVKEKDNKRSNSAHSSRSATPTPAGISDSLKRKQSGSPDLSQAKKLKLDNFNLVPVNSYIPGVSESGITEDAVRRYLMRKPMTTTELLQKFKSKKTGLTSEQLVNVMTQILKKINPTKQTIKNKMYLSIKTQSN; via the exons ATGACATCGCCTGCAGTTTCAaag GTTTCAGTTGCACCTTCCATTCAAGAATTTAGTATCAGAGTACCAaa aaataataaaaaaaaacacaatgtGATGCGTTTTAATGCAACATTAAatgttgatttttcaaaatggacTCAAGTGAAAATGGAAcgtgaaaataatatgaaagaatataaaggAATAGAAGAGGAAATGCCAAAATTTGGAGCTGGATCTGAATTTGGACGAGATGCAAGAGAAGaagcaagaagaaaaaaatttggtatTACAAGCAGAAAATACAAGCCAGAAGATCAACCTTGGATTTTAAAATCTGGAGGAAAaactggaaaaaaatttaaaggcaTAAGGGAAGGTGGTGTGAGTGAAAATGCTgcatattatgtttttacacATGCTGCTGATGGAGCTATAGAAGCTTTTCCATTGCATGAATG gTATAATTTTCAACCAATTCAGAGATACAAAGCTTTGAGTGCAGAAGAAGCAGAGCAAGAATTTAGTCGTAGAAATAaagtaatgaattatttttcattaatgttaCGGAAAAGACTTAGAAATGATGAAGAAGGTGCAGatgatgaagaaataatagaagGTGGGAAGGGTAAAAAGCCGagtaagaaagagaaagatttaaaaatatctgaaatgGATGAGTGGATGGATAGCGACGATGATGATTCTCTTAGTGATGataatgaaagtaaaaaaaattctgatgaAGAAGATGATactaagaagaaaaaaaaaggcaaaG ttgatattaagaaaaagaagaagaaaaatgccTCAGACGATGAAGCATTTGAAGAAAGTGATGATGGGGATGAAGAAGGTCGAGAATGTGATTATATTTCTGATTCATCAGATTCTGAATCAGAATTGGAACAACAAAAAGAGATTAAATCAGTTGCAGAAGAAGATGCATTAAGAAAATTGCTTGCTTCTGATGAAGATGATGAAGATGATGAAGAACAAACAGATAAAAAAGATGGTGATGATGAAaaagatgatgatgatgaacataaagataaagatgagaag GATAAAGATAAGATTAATAGAGAtacagataaaaaaagagataaaaagaaaaagaaaaaacaatctaagaaaaaagatttaaaaaaacttacatCAGGAAAAGATTCTTCTAGTGATTTTTCTAGTGATTCAGATTCAGAATCTGATacagtaaaagaaaaagataataaaagatcTAATAGTGCACATAGCTCAAGATCTGCAACGCCTACACCTGCTGGAATATcagattctttaaaaagaaaacaatcagGATCTCCAGATCTATCAcaagcaaaaaaattaaaattggataattttaatttagtgcCAGTAAATTCTTACATTCCAGGAGTTAg TGAATCTGGAATTACAGAAGATGCAGTACGACGATATCTTATGCGTAAACCAATGACAACAACGGAACTTctacaaaaattcaaatcgaaaaaaaCTGGGCTTACTTCTGAGCAGTTAGTTAATGTAATGActcaaattctgaaaaaaattaatccaacCAAAcagacaataaaaaataaaatgtacttatctattaaaacacaatctaattga
- the LOC107993221 gene encoding alpha-aminoadipic semialdehyde synthase, mitochondrial, with the protein MSSIRGINNLKGKIIAIRREDQSVWERRAPLAPANVRRLIRAGVKVIVQPSNRRAYPAHSYQAAGAILQEDISSASVIFGVKQVPVDQLISNKTYCFFSHTIKAQESNMPLLDAILEKNIRLVDYEKLTDINGQRVVAFGKYAGVAGMVNILHGLGLRLLALGHHTPFMHIGPAHNYRDSSMARQAIRDAGYEIALGAMPKSIGPLTFIFTGSGNVSQGGQEVFQELPHEYVPPEMLKKVAEHGDTTKIYGCEVRRRHHLERKDGGGFDSEECDKHPERYISTFSKTIAPYASVIINGIYWAVDSPKLVTIPDAKYLLRPAYTPWLPSSVGAPSLPHRMLAICDISADPGGSIEFMNECTTIDTPFCLYDADRNKDTKSFKGPGVLVCSIDNMPTQLPKESTDFFGNLLYPYALDIIQSDAKAPLEEHNFNPAVHGAIIASNGRLTPNFEYIQELRLLNHRCKHKADDKAQTKKVVVLGAGHVSGPLVEYLHRDNNIRLIVASQLKEEADILANNFPGVEPVLLNVVERPDTLNDIVKSADVVVSLLPYSLHHVVANACIHAKTHLVTASYMNEDVRSLHEEAVAAEVTILNEIGLDPGIDHLLALECFDNVKQAGGKIESFISWCGGLPAPECSSNPLRYKFNWSPRGMLLNTLASAKYYSNRQVVEIESGGNLMSAVQDLDFLPGFALEGFPNRDSTIYKDLYGLNNVHTILRGTLRFKGFSNTIRILQYLRLTDSNPHPSLHPNGPDITWRVLICNLLGLANDNIFYENLKRKLAEVLNSEEAVKAIEDLGLLQEDLVLKLNTPLDTLTHYLSKKLCYDQNERDLVILRHDVGILWPDNKRENREINLVLYGDRQGYSAMARTVGYPTAIAVKMILDGEIQKRGVILPFTPDIYRPILNRLKAEGIEFFETSKWL; encoded by the exons atgtcttCAATTCGTGGTATTAAt aaCTTGAAAGGtaaaataatagcaattaGAAGAGAAGATCAGTCAGTATGGGAAAGAAGAGCTCCTTTAGCACCTGCGAATGTTCGTCGATTAATTAGAGCAGGGGTAAAAGTAATTGTACAACCTAGTAATAGAAGAGCTTATCCTGCACATTCTTATCAAGCTGCAGGCGCTATATTGCAAGAGGATATTAGTTCTGCTTCTGTTATTTTCGGAGTGAAACAAGTTCCTGTGGATCAACTTATATCCAATAAaacttattgttttttttctcatacCATTAAAGCACAAGAAAGTAATATGCCACTTCTAGATGCTATACTTGAAAAGAATATACGTTTGGtagattatgaaaaattaacagaTATTAATGGACAAAGAGTGGTTGCGTTTGGAAAATATGCTGGTGTAGCAGGCAtggtaaatatattacatgggCTTGGATTAAGATTACTCGCATTAGGACATCATACACCATTCATg caTATTGGACCAGCGCATAATTATAGAGATTCATCTATGGCACGACAAGCTATACGAGATGCAGGATATGAAATAGCATTAGGTGCCATGCCAAAATCAATTGGACCATTGACTTTCATTTTCACCGGTAGTGGTAATGTGAGTCAAGGAGGACAAGAAGTTTTTCAAGAGCTTCCACACGAATATGTACCAcctgaaatgttaaaaaaagttgCTGAACACGGTG aTACGACAAAAATATATGGATGTGAGGTAAGACGAAGACATCATCTAGAAAGGAAAGATGGAGGTGGATTTGATTCTGAAGAATGTGACAAGCATCCTGAGAGATATATTTCGACTTTCAGCAAAACGATTGCACCATATGCATCAGTGATAATTAATGGTATTTATTGGGCAGTTGATTCGCCTAAATTAGTAACAATACCAGATGCGAAATACTTGTTAAGACCAGCTTATACACCTTGGCTACCATCAAGCGTTGGTGCACCTTCTTTACCTCACAGAATGCTAGCTATCTGTGATATATCTGCAGATCCTGGAGGCAGTATCGA ATTCATGAACGAATGCACAACTATTGACACACCATTTTGTTTGTACGATGCTGATCGTAACAAGGATACGAAATCTTTTAAAGGACCCGGGGTGTTAGTCTGTTCAATCGACAATATGCCAACTCAATTACCAAAAGAATCTACAGATTTCTTTGGAAATCTTTTGTATCCTTATGCGTTAGATATTATTCAATCGGATGCAAAAGCACCGTTGGAGGAACATAATTTCAATCCAGCTGTGCACGGTGCAATAATCGCATCTAATGGACGGCTAACAcctaattttgaatatattcaagaattaAGATTGTTGAATCATCGTTGTAAACATAAAGCAGACGATAAAGCACAAACTAAAaag GTTGTTGTCCTTGGTGCTGGACATGTTTCCGGCCCGTTGGTCGAATATTTACACAGAGATAACAACATACGTTTAATTGTTGCATCTCAATTGAAAGAGGAGGCAGACATTTTAGCAAATAATTTTCCTGGCGTGGAACCAGTTTTATTGAACGTTGTTGAACGTCCCGATACGTTAAACGATATTGTTAAATCGGCGGACGTAGTGGTTTCGTTATTGCCTTACTCTTTACACCACGTCGTTGCAAATGCATGCATACATGCTAAAACTCATTTAGTAACAGCAAGTTACATGAACGAAGATGTTAGATCCTTACACGAAGA ggCTGTAGCAGCAGAAGTAACTATTCTTAACGAAATAGGCTTAGACCCTGGTATCGATCACTTGCTAGCTTTAGAATGTTTCGACAATGTTAAACAAGCTGGTGGGAAAATCGAGTCTTTTATTTCCTGGTGTGGCGGTTTACCTGCACCAGAATGTTCATCTAATCCTctacgatataaatttaattggtcACCACGAGGGATGCTGCTCAATACTTTGGCATCGgccaaatattattctaatagacaa GTTGTAGAAATAGAATCAGGAGGAAATCTTATGTCTGCGGTtcaagatttagattttttgcCCGGTTTTGCGTTGGAAGGTTTTCCGAATCGAGATAGTACGAtctataaagatttatacgGACTTAATAATGTCCACACGATTCTACGAGGCACATTGAGATTCAAAGGTTTCTCCAATACTATACgaattttacaatatcttCGGTTAACCGATTCTAATCCACATCCAAGTTTACATCCAAATGGTCCAGATATTACATgg agAGTATTAATTTGCAACCTACTTGGCTTAGCAaatgacaatattttttacgaaaatttaaagagaaaattagCAGAAGTGTTAAATTCGGAAGAAGCCGTGAAAGCAATCGAAGATTTAGGCCTTCTTCAagaagatttagtattaaagttaaatactCCACTCGATACATTAACCCATTACTTATCGAAGAAGCTATGCTACGATCAAAACGAACGGGATCTGGTAATTTTAAGGCATGACGTGGGTATACTCTGGCCCGACAATAAGAGAGAAAacagagaaattaatttagtatTATACGGCGATAGACAAGGTTACTCTGCTATGGCGCGAACGGTCGGATATCCGACAGCAATCGCAGTTAAAATGATCCTTGAcg GTGAAATTCAAAAACGAGGTGTGATCCTTCCATTTACTCCGGATATTTATCGACCTATATTGAATCGATTAAAAGCTGaaggaattgaattttttgaaacgtcCAAATGGCTCTAA
- the LOC107993222 gene encoding SET domain-containing protein SmydA-8-like isoform X1 — MESQTCVICGGHSVHKCSACENVYYCSKKHQKEDWKKHSKICKSFKLAENPSLGRHYVATRNIKVGEIILRDDQPLITGLMYNSVPVCLQCYTVLNQEIAVPCEKCGWPLCQNCNEHGLECKFSCSRRDSKISITEFGYPHPSYQCINIIRALSLKDTNPESYKKLISLESHCNEINNSKEPLNIAHFIKRFFKADDISEEEIVIIIGILQVNGHEVPLTDSPYVAVYEMASLLEHNCRANCSKSFTDMGGLIIRAALPITKGDHISICYTDPLWGTANRRHHLLKTKFFECICNRCQDPTEFQTMFNALKCNNINCSGYVLPKTFLEQEQDYICKICESVVSCTEIEKILEDIGVHLSNMKKNDIVACKEFLDRYKNNLHPNHYYNIDVTIALAQLIGQQTGGLAVIEEDLLIEKIKLCKKLDTLLKLLVPAENRIRGLILFELHAALAELSRRYKNEETMISLLQESKKYLIDGYQLLKYEPKILPEGKIAQHAEKNLKEITKLLKRFHVK, encoded by the exons atGGAATCTCAAACTTGTGTGATTTGTGGAGGACATTCAGTTCATAAATGCAGTGCCTGTGAAAATGTTTATTACTGCAGCAAGAAACATCAAAAAGAAGATTGGAAGaaacattcaaaaatttgtaaatcctTTAag ttagcAGAAAATCCTTCATTGGGTCGTCATTATGTAGCTACGAGAAATATCAAAGTTGGAGAAATTATTCTACGGGATGATCAACCCTTGATAACAGGTCTTATGTACAACAGTGTCCCTGTGTGTCTTCAATGTTATACGGTGTTAAATCAAGAGATTGCAGTACCTTGCGAAAAATGTGGCTGGCCTCTTTGTCAAAACTGTAATGAACATGGATTggaatgtaaattttcttgttctCGCAGAGATTCTAag ATTTCAATAACCGAATTTGGCTATCCACATCCGAGTTatcaatgtataaatattataagagcTTTGTCATTGAAGGATACTAATCCAGaatcttataaaaagttaatatctcTCGAAAGTCAttgcaatgaaataaataattctaaagagCCATTGAACATTGCTCATTTTATCAAGAGATTCTTCAAGGCAGATGATATATCggaagaagaaattgtaataatcatTGGTATCTTGCAG GTTAATGGTCATGAAGTTCCATTAACCGATTCACCATATGTAGCGGTTTATGAAATGGCATCATTGCTTGAGCATAATTGTAGAGCCAATTGCTCAAAAAGTTTCACTGATATGGGAGGATTGATTATTCGTGCTGCACTACCCATTACGAAGg gAGATCACATTTCTATATGTTATACTGATCCATTGTGGGGTACTGCAAACAGAAGACATCACCttcttaaaacaaaattttttgaatgtatTTGTAATCGATGTCAAGATCCTACAGAATTTCAAACTATGTTTAATGCtttaaaatgcaataatat aaattgttcAGGATACGTATTGCCAAAAACTTTCCTTGAACAGGAACAAGATTACATATGCAAAATTTGTGAATCAGTCGTTTCTTGTACagagattgaaaaaatattggaagacATTGGTGTACACTTAtcaaatatgaagaaaaacgATATTGTTGCATGTAAAGAATTTCTAGaccgatataaaaataatcttcatccaaatcattattataacatcGACGTAACGATCGCCTTGGCTCAATTGATTGGACAACAAACTGGAGGATTGGCGGTAATCGAGGAAGATCTTCtgattgagaaaataaaattatgcaaaaaattgGATACTTTGCTTAAATTACTCGTTCCAG CTGAAAACCGAATTCGAggtttaattctttttgaacTACATGCAGCTCTTGCAGAATTAAGTAGAAGATATAAAAACGAGGAAACTATGATATCATTACTG caggaatcaaaaaaatatttaattgatggctatcaattgttaaaatatgaaCCAAAAATTCTACCAGAAGGAAAAATTGCTCAACAcgctgaaaaaaatttaaaagaaataactaagcttttaaaacgatttcatgtgaaataa
- the LOC107993222 gene encoding SET domain-containing protein SmydA-8-like isoform X2 codes for MESQTCVICGGHSVHKCSACENVYYCSKKHQKEDWKKHSKICKSFKLAENPSLGRHYVATRNIKVGEIILRDDQPLITGLMYNSVPVCLQCYTVLNQEIAVPCEKCGWPLCQNCNEHGLECKFSCSRRDSKISITEFGYPHPSYQCINIIRALSLKDTNPESYKKLISLESHCNEINNSKEPLNIAHFIKRFFKADDISEEEIVIIIGILQVNGHEVPLTDSPYVAVYEMASLLEHNCRANCSKSFTDMGGLIIRAALPITKGDHISICYTDPLWGTANRRHHLLKTKFFECICNRCQDPTEFQTMFNALKCNNINCSGYVLPKTFLEQEQDYICKICESVVSCTEIEKILEDIGVHLSNMKKNDIVACKEFLDRYKNNLHPNHYYNIDVTIALAQLIGQQTGGLAVIEEDLLIEKIKLCKKLDTLLKLLVPAENRIRGLILFELHAALAELSRRYKNEETMISLLESKKYLIDGYQLLKYEPKILPEGKIAQHAEKNLKEITKLLKRFHVK; via the exons atGGAATCTCAAACTTGTGTGATTTGTGGAGGACATTCAGTTCATAAATGCAGTGCCTGTGAAAATGTTTATTACTGCAGCAAGAAACATCAAAAAGAAGATTGGAAGaaacattcaaaaatttgtaaatcctTTAag ttagcAGAAAATCCTTCATTGGGTCGTCATTATGTAGCTACGAGAAATATCAAAGTTGGAGAAATTATTCTACGGGATGATCAACCCTTGATAACAGGTCTTATGTACAACAGTGTCCCTGTGTGTCTTCAATGTTATACGGTGTTAAATCAAGAGATTGCAGTACCTTGCGAAAAATGTGGCTGGCCTCTTTGTCAAAACTGTAATGAACATGGATTggaatgtaaattttcttgttctCGCAGAGATTCTAag ATTTCAATAACCGAATTTGGCTATCCACATCCGAGTTatcaatgtataaatattataagagcTTTGTCATTGAAGGATACTAATCCAGaatcttataaaaagttaatatctcTCGAAAGTCAttgcaatgaaataaataattctaaagagCCATTGAACATTGCTCATTTTATCAAGAGATTCTTCAAGGCAGATGATATATCggaagaagaaattgtaataatcatTGGTATCTTGCAG GTTAATGGTCATGAAGTTCCATTAACCGATTCACCATATGTAGCGGTTTATGAAATGGCATCATTGCTTGAGCATAATTGTAGAGCCAATTGCTCAAAAAGTTTCACTGATATGGGAGGATTGATTATTCGTGCTGCACTACCCATTACGAAGg gAGATCACATTTCTATATGTTATACTGATCCATTGTGGGGTACTGCAAACAGAAGACATCACCttcttaaaacaaaattttttgaatgtatTTGTAATCGATGTCAAGATCCTACAGAATTTCAAACTATGTTTAATGCtttaaaatgcaataatat aaattgttcAGGATACGTATTGCCAAAAACTTTCCTTGAACAGGAACAAGATTACATATGCAAAATTTGTGAATCAGTCGTTTCTTGTACagagattgaaaaaatattggaagacATTGGTGTACACTTAtcaaatatgaagaaaaacgATATTGTTGCATGTAAAGAATTTCTAGaccgatataaaaataatcttcatccaaatcattattataacatcGACGTAACGATCGCCTTGGCTCAATTGATTGGACAACAAACTGGAGGATTGGCGGTAATCGAGGAAGATCTTCtgattgagaaaataaaattatgcaaaaaattgGATACTTTGCTTAAATTACTCGTTCCAG CTGAAAACCGAATTCGAggtttaattctttttgaacTACATGCAGCTCTTGCAGAATTAAGTAGAAGATATAAAAACGAGGAAACTATGATATCATTACTG gaatcaaaaaaatatttaattgatggctatcaattgttaaaatatgaaCCAAAAATTCTACCAGAAGGAAAAATTGCTCAACAcgctgaaaaaaatttaaaagaaataactaagcttttaaaacgatttcatgtgaaataa